From one Micromonospora siamensis genomic stretch:
- a CDS encoding phytoene desaturase family protein encodes MARIVVVGAGVGGLATAARLAATGHEVTVLERADTVGGKLGRYTHDTAEGSFHFDTGPSLLTLPQVFHDLFEATGAKLDEYLDLSPLDPIVRHVFPDGVTLDSCADPDGFAARIGAALGERPAADWRRLWQRAARVWAASERDILRRTVDSPRDLAALAWRLGDLAAIAPGRTLRGLGRGHLSDPRLRMLLDRYATYTGADPRRAPAALVAVPYAELAYGGWYLRGGLGTLADALLTRCRDLGVVVRTGATVTRIDAAGGRVHGVRVAGTAAPIPADVVVANCDALTLYRDLLPHPRRLAALTDRSLAGFVLLLGVRGESGLAHHNVFFPRDYDAEFDAVFGAPGRGVRARPALDPTVFVTVADDPMVRPAGHEAWFVLVNAARHGTAAGAVDWRRPGLADAYADRILDVLAERGVDVRDRLLFREVRTPADLATTTAAPGGSIYGTAGGLLRPANRGPAHGLWLVGGSSHPGGGLPMVTLSAQIVADEIGPAWD; translated from the coding sequence ATGGCGCGGATCGTGGTCGTCGGCGCCGGGGTGGGTGGCCTGGCCACCGCCGCCCGGCTGGCCGCCACCGGGCACGAGGTGACCGTCCTGGAGCGGGCCGACACCGTCGGCGGCAAGCTCGGCCGGTACACCCACGACACGGCCGAGGGGTCGTTCCACTTCGACACCGGCCCCAGCCTGCTCACCCTGCCGCAGGTCTTCCACGACCTGTTCGAGGCGACCGGCGCGAAGCTCGACGAATACCTCGACCTGTCACCGCTGGACCCGATCGTGCGGCACGTCTTCCCCGACGGCGTCACCCTCGACTCGTGCGCCGACCCGGACGGGTTCGCCGCCCGGATCGGCGCCGCGCTCGGCGAACGCCCCGCCGCCGACTGGCGGCGGCTGTGGCAGCGCGCCGCCCGGGTGTGGGCGGCCTCCGAGCGAGACATCCTGCGCCGCACCGTCGACTCGCCGCGCGACCTGGCCGCGCTGGCCTGGCGGCTGGGTGACCTGGCCGCCATCGCCCCCGGGCGTACGCTGCGCGGGCTGGGCCGCGGTCACCTGTCCGACCCGCGGCTGCGGATGCTGCTCGACCGGTACGCCACCTACACCGGCGCCGACCCGCGCCGTGCCCCGGCCGCCCTGGTCGCCGTCCCCTACGCGGAGCTGGCGTACGGCGGCTGGTACCTGCGCGGCGGGCTGGGCACGCTCGCCGACGCGCTGCTCACCCGCTGCCGGGACCTGGGGGTGGTGGTCCGCACCGGCGCCACGGTCACCCGGATCGACGCCGCCGGCGGCCGGGTGCACGGGGTACGCGTCGCCGGGACCGCCGCCCCGATCCCCGCCGACGTGGTGGTGGCCAACTGCGACGCGCTCACCCTCTACCGTGACCTGCTGCCGCACCCGCGCCGGCTGGCCGCGCTGACCGACCGCAGCCTCGCCGGGTTCGTGCTGCTGCTCGGCGTACGCGGCGAGTCCGGGCTGGCCCACCACAACGTCTTCTTCCCGCGCGACTACGACGCCGAGTTCGACGCCGTCTTCGGCGCACCGGGCCGGGGGGTGCGCGCCCGGCCGGCGCTGGACCCGACGGTCTTCGTCACCGTGGCCGACGACCCGATGGTCCGCCCCGCCGGGCACGAGGCGTGGTTCGTGCTGGTCAACGCGGCCCGCCACGGCACCGCCGCCGGGGCGGTGGACTGGCGCCGGCCGGGACTGGCCGACGCGTACGCCGACCGGATCCTGGACGTGCTCGCCGAACGGGGCGTGGACGTGCGGGACCGGCTGCTGTTCCGCGAGGTACGCACCCCGGCGGACCTGGCCACCACCACCGCCGCCCCCGGCGGGTCGATCTACGGCACCGCCGGTGGGCTGCTCCGCCCGGCGAACCGGGGGCCGGCGCACGGGCTGTGGCTGGTGGGCGGCTCCAGCCACCCGGGCGGCGGGCTGCCGATGGTCACCCTCTCCGCCCAGATCGTCGCCGACGAGATCGGCCCCGCCTGGGACTGA
- a CDS encoding CDP-alcohol phosphatidyltransferase family protein → MVGTQLSWDEYATAWARLHGGFDPRVAAPVVRAWLRFAYHVGFILGRLRVTPTAVTVAGVLLCFCVPLFAVRPGNGPILGALFVLAAAVADSVDGAVAVATARTTRLGYVYDSLADRLGEVAWLTAFWLVGAPGALVVAGGALSWLHEYVRARAVAAGMRELGAVTVGERPTRVCVALVGLLLAGVSGLIDPDLTAGTMTMATAVWVLLAGFGLGQLLSAVRRALIDAG, encoded by the coding sequence GTGGTGGGGACACAACTGAGCTGGGACGAGTACGCCACCGCCTGGGCCCGGTTGCACGGCGGTTTCGATCCGCGGGTGGCGGCGCCGGTGGTCCGCGCCTGGCTGCGCTTCGCGTACCACGTGGGCTTCATCCTGGGCCGGCTGCGGGTCACCCCGACCGCGGTGACCGTGGCCGGGGTGCTGCTCTGCTTCTGCGTACCGCTGTTCGCCGTACGGCCGGGCAACGGGCCGATCCTGGGCGCGCTGTTCGTGTTGGCCGCCGCCGTGGCGGACAGTGTGGACGGCGCCGTCGCGGTGGCCACCGCCCGGACCACCCGACTCGGCTACGTCTACGACTCGTTGGCCGACCGGCTCGGCGAGGTGGCCTGGCTGACCGCGTTCTGGCTGGTGGGGGCGCCGGGTGCGCTGGTCGTCGCGGGTGGCGCGCTGTCCTGGCTGCACGAGTACGTCCGCGCCCGGGCGGTCGCCGCCGGGATGCGGGAGCTGGGCGCGGTCACCGTGGGGGAGCGGCCCACCCGGGTCTGCGTGGCCCTGGTGGGGCTGCTGCTGGCCGGGGTGAGCGGCCTGATCGACCCGGACCTGACCGCCGGCACGATGACCATGGCGACCGCCGTCTGGGTGCTGCTGGCCGGCTTCGGGCTGGGCCAGCTCCTGTCGGCCGTCCGCCGGGCCCTGATCGACGCCGGCTGA
- a CDS encoding ferredoxin reductase family protein: MTAAVADRRTVRRPLPAAPRWWADLAGVAAGLSLLVVTALWTADRGVQELLSGPATGLTSAGRLTGLLSADLMLVQVVLMARVPLIERSFGQDRIARWHRLAGFTSFDLLLAHVALTVLGYAGTARQGVLAETWDLVVTYPGMLLATAALALLVLVVVTSVRAARRRLRYESWHLLHLYAYLGIALALPHQLWTGADFVDSTAARAYWWTVYLLALGSVLLFRLGLPAWRSLRHRVEVAAVVPEAPGITSVWLRGRHLHRLPVRAGQFFNWRFLDGPGWSRAHPYSLSAPPSGDLMRITVKQLGDDSSRVAALRPGTKVLLEGPYGRLTGEHWRGGGVTMLACGVGITPLLALLWELPYAPGHAVLLYRARTPEELAFRAELDRIAAERGVVVHHLVGPRARRPSWLPAYAEGLSDVEALRRLSPEIAGHDVYLCGPDGWVDAVRAATRAAGVPNGHVHYERFAC, translated from the coding sequence GTGACCGCCGCCGTCGCGGACCGGCGCACCGTCCGCCGCCCGCTCCCGGCCGCCCCCCGCTGGTGGGCGGACCTGGCGGGCGTCGCCGCCGGGCTCAGCCTGCTGGTGGTCACCGCGCTCTGGACCGCCGACCGGGGGGTACAGGAGCTGCTCTCCGGCCCGGCCACCGGCCTGACCTCCGCCGGCCGGCTCACCGGCCTGCTCAGCGCCGACCTGATGCTCGTCCAGGTGGTGCTGATGGCCCGGGTTCCGCTGATCGAGCGCAGCTTCGGCCAGGACCGGATCGCCCGCTGGCACCGGCTCGCCGGCTTCACCTCCTTCGACCTGCTCCTCGCCCACGTCGCGCTGACGGTCCTCGGGTACGCCGGCACCGCCCGGCAGGGCGTACTCGCCGAAACCTGGGACCTGGTCGTCACGTACCCGGGGATGCTGCTGGCCACGGCGGCGCTGGCGCTGCTGGTCCTGGTCGTGGTGACCTCGGTCCGGGCGGCCCGGCGCCGGCTGCGCTACGAGTCCTGGCACCTGCTGCACCTGTACGCCTACCTGGGCATCGCGCTGGCGCTACCGCACCAGCTCTGGACCGGCGCCGACTTCGTCGACTCGACCGCCGCCCGCGCCTACTGGTGGACGGTGTACCTGCTGGCGCTGGGCAGCGTGCTGCTGTTCCGGCTGGGGCTGCCGGCCTGGCGCTCGCTGCGGCACCGGGTGGAGGTGGCCGCGGTGGTGCCCGAGGCGCCCGGCATCACCTCCGTCTGGCTGCGCGGGCGCCACCTGCACCGGCTGCCCGTCCGGGCCGGGCAGTTCTTCAACTGGCGGTTCCTGGACGGCCCCGGTTGGTCCCGCGCCCACCCGTACTCGCTGTCCGCGCCGCCGTCGGGTGACCTGATGCGGATCACCGTCAAGCAGCTCGGCGACGACAGCTCCCGGGTGGCCGCCCTGCGCCCCGGCACGAAGGTGCTGCTGGAGGGGCCGTACGGGCGGCTGACCGGGGAGCACTGGCGCGGCGGCGGGGTCACCATGCTCGCCTGCGGCGTGGGCATCACCCCGCTGCTGGCGCTGCTCTGGGAGCTGCCGTACGCCCCGGGCCACGCGGTGCTGCTCTACCGCGCGCGTACTCCAGAGGAGCTGGCCTTCCGCGCGGAGCTGGACCGGATCGCCGCGGAGCGCGGCGTGGTGGTCCACCACCTGGTCGGGCCGCGCGCGCGGCGACCGTCCTGGCTGCCGGCGTACGCCGAAGGGCTCTCCGACGTCGAGGCGCTGCGCCGGCTGTCGCCGGAGATCGCGGGACACGACGTGTACCTCTGCGGCCCGGACGGCTGGGTCGACGCCGTCCGCGCCGCCACCCGCGCGGCCGGGGTACCCAATGGGCACGTCCATTACGAACGCTTCGCCTGTTGA
- a CDS encoding FAD:protein FMN transferase — protein sequence MNLTVEPDRRAWVVQVMGLPVSVHLRGPEVRTDAVAQRVERIFGELRELDAVFSTYRPESALGRLGGAPPGPAVTADPLVREVVTLCEEARARTGGWFDARHLPLPLGGVGFDPSGLVKGWAVQRAARWLADLDGHDLCLNAGGDVLLRTGPGRPSWRVGVEDPGHPERLLDVLELERGAVATSGTARRGAHITDPRSGRPAEAVRSVTVVGPELLWADVYATAAVARGADAVDWLATLDGYAALLVNAAGRVTATPGWPGSRILRPA from the coding sequence ATGAACCTGACCGTGGAACCCGACCGGCGCGCCTGGGTGGTGCAGGTGATGGGGCTGCCGGTCAGCGTGCACCTGCGCGGGCCCGAGGTGCGTACCGACGCGGTGGCGCAACGGGTGGAGCGGATCTTCGGCGAGCTGCGCGAGCTGGACGCGGTGTTCAGCACGTACCGGCCGGAGAGCGCGCTGGGCCGGCTCGGCGGCGCGCCGCCCGGCCCGGCCGTCACCGCCGACCCGCTGGTGCGCGAGGTGGTGACGCTCTGCGAGGAGGCTCGCGCGCGGACCGGCGGGTGGTTCGACGCCCGCCACCTGCCGCTACCCCTGGGCGGCGTCGGCTTCGACCCGTCCGGCCTGGTCAAGGGCTGGGCGGTGCAGCGAGCCGCCCGCTGGCTCGCCGACCTGGACGGGCACGACCTGTGCCTGAACGCCGGCGGTGACGTGCTGCTGCGTACCGGCCCGGGGCGCCCGTCGTGGCGGGTCGGCGTGGAGGATCCGGGTCACCCCGAACGGCTGCTCGACGTGCTCGAACTGGAGCGCGGCGCGGTCGCCACCTCGGGCACCGCCCGGCGCGGCGCGCACATCACCGACCCACGCTCCGGGCGACCGGCCGAGGCCGTCCGGTCGGTCACCGTGGTCGGGCCCGAGCTGCTCTGGGCCGACGTGTACGCCACCGCGGCGGTCGCCCGGGGCGCCGACGCCGTGGACTGGCTGGCCACCCTGGACGGGTACGCGGCCCTGCTGGTCAACGCGGCCGGCCGGGTGACCGCCACCCCCGGTTGGCCCGGCAGCAGGATCCTCCGCCCTGCCTGA
- a CDS encoding glycosyltransferase: MTAALALLLVVAALTAHSWLNATRWLRRPTDRPVEVADPVAVLLPLRDEADRVTPCLRSLLAQRGVPGLRIVVLDDGSTDGTADVVRSVAGDDPRVTLLTGVAPPPGWLGKPHACWQLASRADPAATALAFVDADVVLTPYAVAAAVTELRAADAALLSAYPRIVVRSVADRLVQPLLQWLWLTFLPLRAMERSPRPSLAAAGGQFLVVDRAGYLRAGGHAAVADKVLEDIELARAVKRSGGRIALADGSRLAACRMYETWPELRDGYTKSLWASFGHPTAAAVVVTLLLLLYSAPPLLAVAALLAGAPAVAGVTLAAYLLGVAGRLVCARATGGRAWPDALAHPVSVVVLGWLTGRSYHLRKRRRLSWRGRPVT, translated from the coding sequence ATGACCGCCGCCCTCGCGCTGCTGCTCGTCGTGGCCGCGCTGACCGCGCACAGCTGGCTCAACGCCACCCGCTGGCTGCGCCGCCCCACCGACCGGCCGGTCGAGGTCGCCGACCCGGTGGCGGTGCTGCTGCCGCTGCGCGACGAGGCGGACCGGGTCACCCCGTGCCTGCGGTCGCTGCTCGCCCAGCGGGGCGTACCCGGGCTGCGGATCGTGGTGCTCGACGACGGCTCCACCGACGGCACCGCCGACGTGGTGCGGTCGGTGGCCGGCGACGACCCGCGGGTCACGCTGCTCACCGGGGTGGCCCCGCCGCCGGGCTGGCTGGGCAAGCCGCACGCCTGCTGGCAGCTGGCCAGCCGCGCCGACCCGGCCGCCACCGCGCTCGCCTTCGTCGACGCCGACGTCGTGCTCACCCCGTACGCGGTCGCGGCGGCGGTGACCGAGCTGCGCGCGGCGGACGCGGCGCTGCTGTCGGCGTACCCCCGGATCGTGGTGCGGTCGGTGGCCGACCGGCTGGTGCAGCCGCTGTTGCAGTGGTTGTGGCTGACCTTCCTGCCGCTGCGGGCGATGGAACGCTCGCCGCGGCCGTCGCTGGCCGCCGCGGGCGGCCAGTTCCTGGTCGTGGACCGGGCGGGCTACCTGCGGGCCGGCGGGCACGCGGCGGTCGCCGACAAGGTGCTGGAGGACATCGAGCTGGCCCGGGCGGTGAAGCGGTCCGGCGGCCGGATCGCCCTGGCCGACGGCTCCCGGCTGGCCGCCTGCCGGATGTACGAGACCTGGCCCGAGCTGCGCGACGGCTACACCAAGTCGCTCTGGGCCTCGTTCGGGCACCCGACCGCCGCGGCGGTCGTGGTGACGCTGCTGCTCCTGCTCTACTCCGCTCCGCCGCTGCTGGCGGTGGCGGCGCTGCTGGCCGGCGCGCCGGCCGTGGCCGGGGTCACCCTGGCCGCCTACCTGCTGGGAGTCGCCGGGCGGCTGGTCTGCGCCCGGGCCACCGGCGGCCGGGCGTGGCCCGACGCGCTGGCACACCCCGTGTCGGTCGTGGTCCTCGGTTGGCTGACCGGGCGGTCGTACCATCTGCGGAAGCGGCGCCGCCTGTCCTGGCGTGGCCGCCCCGTCACCTAG
- a CDS encoding YbaK/EbsC family protein, with the protein MQPHPNVQAVQRALDDAGARDASGAATQVRLLPDAVHTAAAAAEALGVQVGQIANSLIFDADGAPLLVLTSGAHRVDTAGLAASLGLTHLRRATPEFVREHTGQPIGGVAPVGHPTPLRTLVDTALEAYDEVWAAGGVPRAVFPTTYADLLWITAGTAVGVA; encoded by the coding sequence ATGCAGCCACACCCGAACGTGCAGGCGGTGCAGCGGGCGCTCGACGACGCGGGAGCGCGGGACGCCTCCGGGGCCGCCACCCAGGTCCGCCTGCTGCCCGACGCCGTGCACACCGCCGCCGCGGCGGCCGAGGCGCTGGGCGTCCAGGTCGGCCAGATCGCCAACTCGCTCATCTTCGACGCCGACGGCGCGCCGCTGCTGGTGCTGACCTCCGGCGCGCACCGGGTGGACACCGCCGGCCTGGCCGCCTCCCTCGGGCTCACCCACCTGCGCCGGGCCACCCCGGAGTTCGTCCGGGAGCACACCGGCCAGCCGATCGGCGGGGTCGCGCCGGTCGGCCACCCAACACCGCTACGCACGCTGGTCGACACCGCGCTCGAGGCGTACGACGAGGTGTGGGCGGCCGGCGGGGTGCCGCGGGCGGTCTTCCCCACCACGTACGCCGACCTGCTGTGGATCACCGCGGGCACCGCGGTCGGGGTGGCGTGA
- a CDS encoding FMN-binding protein, producing the protein MRRITLWLLSTVAALVLLFSYKTSTMGPGRESSAIAAGSDGSTGSSWSGTDDGSDTDSSGGSSNDSGGSSGGASGTATGSVAQTRWGPVQVRITVSGGKITDVTAVQVPDGNHRDQEINDYAVPVLRQEAIAAQSANIDTVSGATVTSEGYRESLQSALDAAHLK; encoded by the coding sequence GTGCGACGGATCACCCTCTGGTTGCTGTCCACGGTCGCCGCGCTGGTGCTGCTGTTCAGCTACAAGACCAGCACCATGGGACCGGGCAGGGAGAGCAGCGCGATCGCCGCCGGCTCGGACGGCTCGACCGGCAGCTCCTGGAGCGGCACGGACGACGGCAGCGACACCGACTCCTCCGGCGGCTCGTCGAACGACTCCGGCGGCTCGTCCGGCGGGGCTTCCGGCACGGCCACCGGGTCGGTGGCGCAGACCCGGTGGGGGCCGGTGCAGGTCCGGATCACCGTCTCCGGCGGGAAGATCACCGACGTCACGGCGGTGCAGGTGCCGGACGGCAACCACCGGGACCAGGAGATCAACGACTACGCCGTGCCGGTGCTGCGGCAGGAGGCCATCGCGGCCCAGAGCGCGAACATCGACACCGTCTCCGGGGCCACCGTCACCAGCGAGGGCTATCGGGAGTCCCTCCAGTCGGCGCTCGACGCGGCGCACCTGAAGTGA
- a CDS encoding GNAT family N-acetyltransferase: protein MRLVRWTPEDLVRRLDDVVAVYGEAMGYRADLLQARRGYIATHVRRPGFRAVASLSSEGHLAGFGYGYLGTSGQWWHDQVQRALDPAARQRWLTDCFEVVELHVRPAAQGHGLGAGQLRALLGMAEGSTTLLSTPEADEQKSRAWRLYRRFGFVDLLRHFHFPGDERPFGVLGRDLPLEAPTADRPGQP, encoded by the coding sequence ATGAGGCTGGTCCGGTGGACACCGGAGGATCTCGTCCGGCGGCTGGACGACGTGGTCGCCGTCTACGGCGAGGCGATGGGCTACCGCGCCGACCTCCTGCAGGCCCGGCGCGGCTACATCGCCACCCACGTCCGCCGCCCCGGCTTCCGGGCGGTGGCCAGCCTCTCCTCGGAGGGACACCTGGCCGGCTTCGGCTACGGCTACCTCGGCACGTCCGGTCAGTGGTGGCACGACCAGGTCCAGCGCGCCCTGGACCCGGCGGCCCGGCAGCGCTGGCTCACCGACTGCTTCGAGGTCGTCGAGCTGCACGTCCGGCCCGCGGCGCAGGGGCACGGGCTGGGGGCCGGACAGCTGCGCGCCCTGCTCGGCATGGCGGAGGGGAGCACCACCCTGCTCTCCACCCCCGAGGCCGACGAGCAGAAGTCCCGGGCCTGGCGGCTGTACCGCCGGTTCGGCTTCGTCGACCTGCTGCGCCACTTCCACTTCCCCGGCGACGAACGCCCGTTCGGGGTGCTCGGCCGGGACCTGCCGCTGGAGGCGCCGACCGCCGACCGCCCGGGGCAGCCGTGA
- a CDS encoding RNA-guided endonuclease InsQ/TnpB family protein, whose product MRTAYKCRAYPTPEQAAVLNRTFGCVRVVWNRTLVARHARWHTERKSTSYAETDRALTEMKCVPELAFLNEVSSVPLQQTLRHQHNAMTAFFAKRARYPRFKSRHGRQSASYTRSAFRMRNGHLSLGKTPGALAFVWSWPNIDAATLDPSTVTVSRNPDGRWYVTFALDVEVPPAPELTGRVVGVDLGLTDFAVLSTGERIPHPKHMERRERRLRRYQRMMARKKRGSNNRAKIKKKIARVHSQVRDARRDFLHKASTALVRRFDAIAVEDLAVANMARNHRLAKAISRTGWAEFRQMLAYKAHRDGRHLAVVDRWYPSSKTCSTCGHLLARLSLQTRRWTCPNCGTRHDRDVNAAKNIAVAAGLAETINACGADVRHGRPPSVRSAMNQELSRAIEGIPVL is encoded by the coding sequence ATGAGGACGGCGTACAAGTGCCGGGCCTACCCGACGCCCGAACAGGCCGCGGTGCTGAACCGTACGTTCGGATGCGTGCGCGTCGTCTGGAACCGCACCCTCGTCGCTCGTCACGCTCGCTGGCACACCGAGCGCAAGAGCACCTCGTACGCCGAAACCGACCGAGCGCTGACCGAGATGAAGTGCGTGCCTGAGTTGGCGTTCCTTAACGAGGTGTCGTCTGTGCCGTTGCAGCAGACGCTGCGACACCAGCACAACGCCATGACTGCCTTTTTCGCGAAGCGGGCTCGTTACCCCCGGTTCAAGTCTCGCCACGGCCGTCAGTCCGCCTCCTACACCCGGTCGGCGTTCCGGATGCGCAACGGGCATCTCAGCCTCGGTAAGACCCCGGGGGCTCTGGCGTTCGTCTGGTCGTGGCCGAACATCGATGCGGCCACCCTCGACCCGTCCACGGTGACGGTGTCGCGTAACCCGGACGGCCGCTGGTATGTCACTTTTGCCCTTGACGTCGAGGTCCCGCCGGCACCCGAGCTGACCGGGCGGGTCGTCGGCGTCGACCTCGGGCTGACCGACTTCGCGGTCCTGTCCACCGGCGAACGCATCCCCCACCCGAAGCACATGGAACGCCGAGAGCGCCGACTCAGGCGGTACCAGCGGATGATGGCCCGCAAAAAGCGTGGCTCCAACAACCGGGCCAAAATCAAGAAGAAGATCGCCCGCGTGCACTCCCAGGTACGTGATGCTCGGCGGGACTTCCTTCACAAGGCCAGCACCGCTCTGGTGCGCCGGTTCGACGCGATCGCGGTGGAAGATCTTGCCGTGGCGAACATGGCCCGCAACCACAGACTCGCCAAGGCGATCTCCCGCACCGGTTGGGCCGAGTTCCGGCAGATGCTGGCCTATAAGGCACACCGTGACGGCCGGCACCTGGCCGTCGTCGACCGCTGGTACCCGTCCAGCAAGACGTGCTCGACGTGCGGACACCTGCTCGCCAGACTCTCGCTCCAAACGCGTCGTTGGACGTGTCCGAACTGCGGCACCCGGCACGACCGGGACGTCAACGCCGCCAAGAACATCGCGGTCGCCGCCGGGCTGGCGGAGACGATAAACGCCTGCGGAGCGGACGTCAGACATGGAAGGCCTCCTTCCGTGCGGTCTGCAATGAACCAGGAACTTTCTCGAGCGATCGAGGGAATCCCCGTCCTTTAG
- a CDS encoding carotenoid biosynthesis protein has protein sequence MRARLSWVLLAVLVLAQICYPLTGGGTRNRLTVATVVLGWLLSVSHALLTRGPRTAAALVAVATGGGFAIEALGVATGFPFGSYDYSGQLGPKLAGVPLIIPLAWTWMAWPAWLTAVRLTTARTARIGLAAVGLAAWDLFLDPQMVAEGHWRWRDATPALPGLPGIPVSNYLGWLLFAVLLMAALRPLAGPAVDQTGPADRPMFALYLWTYFSSILAHAVFLRLPASAVWGALGMAVTAVPLAVALGRGRRPDAGDSPADVTPDRAGTPAGGVDATR, from the coding sequence ATCCGCGCGCGGTTGTCCTGGGTGCTGCTGGCCGTCCTGGTCCTCGCCCAGATCTGCTACCCGCTGACCGGGGGCGGCACCCGCAACCGGCTGACCGTCGCCACGGTGGTGCTGGGCTGGCTGCTCTCGGTGAGCCACGCGCTGCTCACCCGGGGCCCGCGTACGGCCGCCGCCCTGGTCGCCGTGGCCACCGGCGGCGGTTTCGCGATCGAGGCGCTGGGGGTGGCCACCGGTTTCCCGTTCGGCAGCTACGACTACTCCGGCCAGCTCGGCCCGAAGCTGGCCGGGGTGCCGCTGATCATCCCGCTCGCCTGGACGTGGATGGCCTGGCCGGCCTGGCTCACCGCCGTCCGGCTCACCACCGCCCGGACCGCCCGGATCGGGCTGGCCGCCGTCGGGCTGGCCGCCTGGGACCTCTTCCTCGACCCGCAGATGGTGGCCGAGGGGCACTGGCGGTGGCGCGACGCGACCCCGGCGCTGCCCGGGCTGCCCGGCATCCCGGTCAGCAACTACCTCGGCTGGCTGCTCTTCGCGGTGCTGCTGATGGCGGCGCTGCGCCCGCTCGCCGGGCCGGCCGTGGACCAGACCGGGCCGGCGGACCGGCCGATGTTCGCGCTCTACCTGTGGACGTACTTCTCCAGCATCCTGGCCCACGCGGTCTTCCTCCGGCTGCCCGCGTCGGCGGTCTGGGGCGCGCTGGGCATGGCGGTGACCGCCGTGCCGCTGGCCGTCGCGCTCGGCCGGGGGCGTCGCCCGGACGCCGGGGACAGCCCGGCCGACGTGACGCCGGACCGGGCGGGCACCCCGGCGGGCGGGGTCGACGCGACCCGATGA
- a CDS encoding monooxygenase, with translation MSEPAVPDLVTLHVWRIPRTTVPRALARMATLPPRLRRLPGVRFAKLLGTGTGTGFGPGDADLTRWAALVVWDSAAAADRFDDSPVGRSWARIARSSARVDLRPVTSRGEWSGRRPFGDPPGGRVAGPVLALTRARLRPRRAATFWRAIPPVAAALHGAPGLLARFGVGEAPLGWQGTVSVWRDPADLVAFAYRHPEHRAAITRTPTEGWYAEELFARFEVRDVVGDRTVLGWVAEGDQVTGKEHA, from the coding sequence GTGAGCGAGCCCGCTGTCCCCGACCTGGTCACCCTGCACGTGTGGCGGATCCCCCGCACGACCGTCCCCCGGGCGCTGGCCCGGATGGCGACGCTCCCGCCGCGGCTGCGCCGGCTGCCCGGCGTCCGGTTCGCCAAGCTGCTCGGCACCGGGACGGGCACCGGCTTCGGCCCGGGCGACGCCGACCTGACCCGCTGGGCCGCCCTGGTGGTCTGGGACTCCGCCGCGGCGGCGGACCGCTTCGACGACTCCCCGGTCGGCCGGTCCTGGGCCCGGATCGCCCGTTCCTCCGCACGGGTCGACCTGCGGCCGGTGACCAGCCGGGGCGAGTGGTCCGGCCGGCGGCCCTTCGGCGACCCGCCGGGAGGCCGGGTGGCCGGGCCGGTGCTGGCGCTGACCCGGGCCCGGCTGCGGCCCCGGCGGGCGGCCACCTTCTGGCGGGCGATCCCGCCGGTGGCCGCCGCGCTGCACGGCGCGCCCGGCCTGCTGGCCCGGTTCGGCGTGGGCGAGGCCCCGCTGGGCTGGCAGGGCACGGTCAGCGTGTGGCGCGACCCGGCGGACCTGGTGGCGTTCGCGTACCGTCACCCCGAGCACCGGGCCGCGATCACCCGCACCCCCACCGAAGGGTGGTACGCCGAGGAACTCTTCGCCCGGTTCGAGGTGCGCGACGTGGTCGGTGACCGGACGGTGCTGGGTTGGGTCGCCGAGGGCGACCAGGTGACGGGGAAGGAACACGCATGA
- a CDS encoding SAV_6107 family HEPN domain-containing protein, protein MPTSPAQAPTVPAHVLPHRTPAQLLAVARRGLVEAAQTRPDGLRYAAAHLSALRAAAALLAARARPAPTRRNRITSVWVLLSAVAPELDEWARYFAAGAGKRAAAEAGIPRVVTAREADDLLRAAEEFVTVVENALGVPHQPALDGLAA, encoded by the coding sequence ATGCCGACCAGTCCGGCCCAGGCACCGACGGTGCCGGCGCACGTGCTGCCGCACCGCACCCCGGCCCAACTGCTCGCGGTGGCCCGTCGTGGTCTCGTCGAGGCCGCCCAGACCCGTCCCGACGGTCTCCGGTACGCCGCCGCCCACCTCTCCGCCCTGCGCGCCGCCGCGGCCCTGCTCGCCGCCCGGGCCCGTCCCGCGCCCACCCGACGCAACCGGATCACCAGCGTCTGGGTGCTGCTCAGCGCCGTCGCCCCCGAGCTGGACGAGTGGGCGCGCTACTTCGCCGCCGGCGCCGGCAAGCGGGCCGCCGCCGAGGCCGGCATCCCCCGGGTGGTGACCGCCCGGGAGGCCGACGATCTGCTCCGCGCCGCCGAGGAGTTCGTGACGGTGGTGGAGAACGCGCTCGGCGTGCCGCACCAACCCGCGCTCGACGGGCTCGCCGCCTGA